From the Pseudomonadota bacterium genome, one window contains:
- a CDS encoding DUF488 domain-containing protein yields the protein MSGERILHTIGHSNHSLDKFLSLLAAHEISILIDVRSWPSSRRLPHFNRAELQESATAAGLGYLWFGKELGGKNDGDTAAPAFRTRIGELAELAEREQIAMMCAEEDPSRCHRKQLLGRPLTELGVEIVHIRGDGRLVSDAALNAASTAQFSLFADD from the coding sequence ATGAGCGGTGAGCGAATTCTCCACACAATCGGCCATTCCAATCATTCGCTCGACAAGTTCCTTAGCCTGCTGGCCGCCCATGAAATCTCGATACTGATTGATGTGCGCTCCTGGCCATCGTCGCGCCGCTTGCCACATTTCAACCGCGCTGAATTGCAGGAATCGGCGACGGCAGCGGGCCTCGGCTATCTTTGGTTCGGCAAGGAGCTGGGCGGCAAGAACGATGGCGACACCGCCGCACCGGCGTTTCGCACCCGCATCGGCGAACTGGCGGAATTAGCGGAGCGCGAGCAGATCGCGATGATGTGCGCCGAGGAAGACCCATCGCGCTGCCACCGCAAACAATTATTAGGCAGGCCGCTCACCGAGCTCGGTGTCGAGATTGTCCATATCCGCGGCGACGGTCGACTTGTATCGGACGCTGCGCTGAATGCCGCCTCTACGGCGCAATTCTCCCTATTCGCGGACGACTAA
- the mmsB gene encoding 3-hydroxyisobutyrate dehydrogenase → MADIGFIGAGNMGGPMLANLVKAGHAVTAFDLAQAALDAAQGAGAALATTPGDAAAGRDTVITMLPAGTHVHEVYTSAGGVLERAAEGTLLIDCSTIDVTTARAVCQAAAARGLEMLDAPVSGGVAGAAAGALTFMVGGTDSAFARAEPVLEPMAKTVVHAGPSGNGQTAKICNNMMLAAGMIVTSEAFALADRLGLERQTMFDIVSSATGQCWALTSYCPVPGPVPTSPANRDYQPGFTAAMMNKDLKLAQQAAESAGAATPIGAEAARLYAKFCDAGNESLDFSAIFKLIDQGR, encoded by the coding sequence ATGGCTGACATCGGCTTTATCGGAGCAGGCAATATGGGTGGGCCGATGCTCGCCAATCTGGTCAAAGCGGGCCATGCGGTGACAGCTTTCGACCTTGCGCAAGCGGCGCTCGATGCTGCGCAAGGCGCCGGCGCAGCGCTGGCGACGACCCCCGGCGACGCGGCCGCGGGCCGCGACACGGTGATCACCATGCTGCCGGCCGGCACGCATGTGCACGAAGTTTATACCTCTGCGGGCGGCGTGCTGGAACGTGCCGCCGAAGGCACGTTGTTGATCGATTGTTCGACCATCGATGTGACCACGGCGCGCGCAGTTTGCCAGGCGGCGGCGGCGCGCGGTCTCGAGATGCTCGATGCGCCTGTGTCTGGCGGCGTCGCCGGTGCGGCGGCGGGCGCGCTTACTTTTATGGTTGGTGGCACCGATAGCGCCTTCGCCCGCGCTGAGCCGGTATTAGAGCCGATGGCCAAGACGGTGGTGCATGCCGGTCCCTCAGGCAACGGTCAAACCGCCAAGATCTGCAATAATATGATGCTTGCCGCCGGCATGATCGTCACCTCCGAGGCGTTCGCCCTTGCCGATCGCCTGGGGCTGGAGCGCCAGACCATGTTCGACATCGTTTCCAGCGCCACCGGCCAATGTTGGGCGCTGACCAGCTATTGCCCGGTGCCGGGGCCGGTGCCGACGTCGCCGGCCAACCGCGATTATCAGCCCGGCTTCACGGCGGCGATGATGAACAAGGATCTCAAGCTGGCCCAGCAGGCGGCGGAAAGCGCCGGCGCCGCCACGCCGATCGGTGCTGAGGCGGCCCGCCTGTATGCCAAATTCTGTGACGCCGGAAACGAATCCCTCGACTTCTCCGCTATCTTCAAACTGATCGATCAGGGCCGTTAG